The following are from one region of the Gossypium hirsutum isolate 1008001.06 chromosome D03, Gossypium_hirsutum_v2.1, whole genome shotgun sequence genome:
- the LOC107950112 gene encoding protein FATTY ACID EXPORT 4, chloroplastic isoform X2, with amino-acid sequence MLATPVIQMPTITAVKAVSLSNPNQHPFLRPHLVGFCLRKPKIPSTTRTALFCCKSQLQDFAPLTSAAYGTLLFSGGLFAFTKSGSKGSLFGGLTGAALMASAYYLMQSTETKAIGDALGFGSAFLFSCVFGIRLAATRKPIPAGPLLGLSICALVVFTSAYLQDRL; translated from the exons ATGTTGGCAACGCCAGTTATTCAAATGCCCACAATTACTGCAGTTAAGGCTGTTTCCCTCTCAAATCCGAACCAACATCCATTTCTTCGCCCACATTTGGTTGGTTTTTGTTTGAGAAAACCCAAAATCCCTTCCACCACTCGAACAGCCCTTTTTTGCTGCAAATCTCAGCTTCAAGATTTTGCCCCTCTTACTTCCGCTGCCTATGGAACCCTTCTTTTCTCCGGCGGTCTCTTTGCCT TTACTAAATCTGGGAGTAAAGGATCGCTCTTTGGAGGCCTCACTGGAGCTGCTCTTATGGCATCT GCTTATTATCTTATGCAGTCAACAGAGACAAAAGCAATTGGTGATGCCCTTGGTTTTGGGTCTGCCTTCCTTTTCTCCTGtgtatttg GGATACGATTGGCAGCCACTCGGAAACCGATTCCCGCAGGTCCTTTATTAGGTCTTTCTATCTGTGCATTGGTTGTGTTTACCTCAGCTTATTTACAAGATCGTCTTTGA
- the LOC107950112 gene encoding protein FATTY ACID EXPORT 4, chloroplastic isoform X1: protein MLATPVIQMPTITAVKAVSLSNPNQHPFLRPHLVGFCLRKPKIPSTTRTALFCCKSQLQDFAPLTSAAYGTLLFSGGLFAFTKSGSKGSLFGGLTGAALMASAYYLMQSTETKAIGDALGFGSAFLFSCVFAYVVTTIGIRLAATRKPIPAGPLLGLSICALVVFTSAYLQDRL, encoded by the exons ATGTTGGCAACGCCAGTTATTCAAATGCCCACAATTACTGCAGTTAAGGCTGTTTCCCTCTCAAATCCGAACCAACATCCATTTCTTCGCCCACATTTGGTTGGTTTTTGTTTGAGAAAACCCAAAATCCCTTCCACCACTCGAACAGCCCTTTTTTGCTGCAAATCTCAGCTTCAAGATTTTGCCCCTCTTACTTCCGCTGCCTATGGAACCCTTCTTTTCTCCGGCGGTCTCTTTGCCT TTACTAAATCTGGGAGTAAAGGATCGCTCTTTGGAGGCCTCACTGGAGCTGCTCTTATGGCATCT GCTTATTATCTTATGCAGTCAACAGAGACAAAAGCAATTGGTGATGCCCTTGGTTTTGGGTCTGCCTTCCTTTTCTCCTGtgtatttg CCTATGTGGTTACTACTATAGGGATACGATTGGCAGCCACTCGGAAACCGATTCCCGCAGGTCCTTTATTAGGTCTTTCTATCTGTGCATTGGTTGTGTTTACCTCAGCTTATTTACAAGATCGTCTTTGA